One region of Aminobacterium colombiense DSM 12261 genomic DNA includes:
- a CDS encoding glycosyltransferase family 4 protein — MMGWGAGMTPLSMKLSNRYRILDVPGGRKIHLGNIPRGAGIVLWMGYLLWILLCAPENFFLKLLSIGATIVFLCGYWDDIKPLNPKIRLILHLFAAAFVLLPFNIPFSHRVLLIVWIAGVTSAYNIIDGLNGLCLFMFVIAALTASRFGTPEIWWPIAAVAVGVLHWNFPQARTFLGDGGSTLLGYLFASQLIFSFYQSGNYSRISSSELALLLLLWGGVPVVDTLASILRRIIERRSPFMPDRGHLHHRLLDRGLSSIATLSIMALLQWVLLELGMFFYGRFTL; from the coding sequence ATGATGGGGTGGGGAGCCGGAATGACCCCCCTCTCCATGAAATTATCCAATAGGTATAGAATTCTCGACGTCCCTGGAGGAAGAAAGATTCACTTGGGCAATATTCCCAGGGGCGCAGGTATTGTTTTATGGATGGGCTATTTATTATGGATTCTTCTTTGTGCCCCCGAAAACTTCTTTCTCAAGCTTTTATCAATAGGCGCAACTATTGTTTTTCTTTGCGGCTACTGGGATGATATAAAACCATTAAACCCGAAGATTAGATTGATCCTGCATCTTTTTGCCGCCGCCTTTGTGCTTTTGCCTTTTAATATACCCTTTTCTCATCGGGTATTGCTCATAGTCTGGATTGCCGGTGTAACAAGCGCCTACAATATTATAGACGGGTTAAACGGGCTTTGTCTCTTTATGTTTGTAATCGCGGCTCTTACGGCATCCCGGTTTGGAACTCCTGAAATCTGGTGGCCAATAGCAGCCGTGGCAGTAGGAGTTCTACACTGGAATTTTCCTCAAGCCAGAACGTTTCTCGGAGATGGGGGCAGCACTCTATTAGGTTATCTTTTTGCTTCGCAGCTTATTTTCAGTTTTTATCAAAGCGGAAATTATTCTCGCATCTCCTCTAGTGAGCTAGCTTTATTGCTGTTACTATGGGGTGGTGTCCCAGTTGTCGATACTCTTGCCTCCATCCTTCGCAGGATTATAGAACGCAGATCACCCTTTATGCCTGACCGTGGACACCTGCACCATAGATTGCTTGATCGCGGGTTGTCGTCAATAGCCACTCTGAGCATCATGGCACTTCTTCAATGGGTTTTGCTTGAGCTGGGAATGTTCTTTTATGGACGGTTCACTTTGTAA
- the dxr gene encoding 1-deoxy-D-xylulose-5-phosphate reductoisomerase, whose product MSKNPCHIALIGATGSVGSSVLDICRAFPEKFKIIFLVAHRNALKMNDLIHEFHPIGAALTDREAASILRTLQSEVSVYETDDDLEYIVTHPEIDHVVFASSGTAAIKALQKALLADKNVSLANKESIVVAAPWVMPLVRRTDQLRPLDSEHNAIWQCLQGEDKETVEEIYLTASGGPFRTYDQKALRHVTPEMALAHPVWDMGYKVSIDSATLMNKGIEIIEAMYLFDLEHTQVKAVICPGSIVHGIVRFTDGTLKMAASTPDMRLAAATALSYPGRLRLSALPQIMPLSVHSLTVQFYPPDEKLFPCLALAKEAARKKGPYPSLLVGADEVAVDAFLRREISFTQISLVIEQVLSSYNDNAPQTLEESLIILERGRERARALIRSAGRCGKERKSYDR is encoded by the coding sequence TTGAGCAAAAATCCTTGCCATATAGCTCTTATAGGCGCAACTGGCAGTGTGGGGTCGTCTGTTCTCGATATTTGCAGGGCCTTCCCCGAAAAATTTAAGATAATTTTTCTTGTAGCTCATCGCAATGCCCTAAAAATGAACGATCTCATTCATGAGTTTCATCCAATAGGAGCTGCCCTGACAGATCGGGAAGCAGCTTCAATTTTGCGTACACTTCAAAGTGAAGTATCTGTTTATGAAACAGATGATGACCTGGAATATATTGTAACTCACCCCGAAATAGATCATGTCGTCTTTGCGTCCTCAGGCACAGCAGCTATTAAAGCCCTTCAAAAAGCCCTTCTGGCTGATAAGAACGTTTCTCTGGCCAATAAAGAAAGTATTGTAGTAGCCGCACCATGGGTTATGCCCCTGGTGCGGCGCACAGATCAGCTTCGTCCACTTGATAGCGAACATAATGCCATATGGCAATGCCTTCAAGGAGAGGACAAAGAAACTGTAGAAGAAATTTACCTCACTGCGTCCGGCGGTCCATTCAGAACTTACGATCAGAAAGCTCTAAGGCATGTCACTCCTGAAATGGCACTGGCTCATCCTGTATGGGATATGGGATACAAGGTGAGTATAGACAGTGCCACCCTTATGAATAAAGGCATAGAGATAATAGAGGCTATGTATTTATTTGATCTAGAACATACTCAGGTAAAAGCCGTTATTTGTCCCGGCTCGATTGTCCATGGTATTGTACGTTTTACAGACGGCACTCTTAAAATGGCCGCCTCTACTCCAGACATGCGCCTTGCCGCGGCAACTGCGTTAAGTTACCCAGGACGTTTGCGTTTATCCGCATTGCCTCAGATTATGCCTCTTTCAGTCCATTCCCTTACGGTACAATTCTATCCACCAGACGAAAAGTTATTTCCTTGTCTGGCTCTCGCTAAGGAAGCAGCGCGGAAAAAAGGTCCCTATCCGTCCCTTCTCGTGGGAGCTGATGAAGTAGCAGTTGACGCTTTTTTAAGAAGAGAAATAAGTTTTACGCAAATTTCCCTAGTGATAGAGCAGGTTCTATCGAGTTATAATGATAATGCACCACAAACCCTTGAAGAAAGCCTTATAATTTTAGAAAGAGGGAGAGAGAGGGCCCGAGCATTGATAAGAAGTGCCGGCAGGTGCGGCAAGGAGAGAAAATCTTATGATCGTTAG
- the ispG gene encoding (E)-4-hydroxy-3-methylbut-2-enyl-diphosphate synthase: MSMEYRHVKIKDLKIGQNAPVRVESMLKEPLSAYNEALGQCKALQDAGCELLRVAFPHADLKGELSQLNIDLDIPVMADIHFDPDLAIAAIDAGCPAIRINPGNMPPFKLQKLIEVALERDIVIRVGANSGSINYRQLLEAQGDRALALVIAVEEQLNLLLKENFGRIILSAKSTDVKETVRANLMLSEKYPHFPLHIGITEAGPGMTGLVRSAAGIGLMLAQGVGNTIRVSLTDDPVAEVEAGYEILRSLGLREHGVHLISCPTCGRRRINVASIVERIKPFLKDFPDGLTVAVMGCEVNGPQEAKSADIGIAGSPSGMILFTKGHVVGECSLDEMPHKLVLLVESLKKNREIDK, translated from the coding sequence ATGAGTATGGAATATCGCCATGTAAAAATAAAGGATCTAAAAATAGGACAAAACGCCCCTGTGCGGGTTGAAAGCATGCTTAAAGAGCCTCTATCAGCCTACAACGAGGCTCTGGGGCAATGCAAGGCATTACAGGATGCGGGATGCGAGCTTCTTCGCGTAGCTTTTCCCCATGCAGATCTGAAGGGAGAGCTTTCACAATTAAATATAGATTTAGATATACCTGTAATGGCGGATATCCACTTTGACCCCGACCTGGCAATAGCAGCTATAGATGCCGGATGCCCCGCTATTCGAATTAATCCTGGGAACATGCCGCCTTTCAAGCTGCAGAAACTAATAGAAGTAGCCCTTGAAAGAGACATCGTTATAAGGGTAGGGGCTAATAGCGGTTCAATTAATTATCGCCAATTGCTGGAAGCTCAGGGAGACCGTGCATTGGCCCTGGTAATAGCAGTAGAGGAACAGTTAAATTTATTGCTAAAAGAAAACTTTGGGCGTATTATCCTTTCTGCAAAATCAACAGATGTGAAAGAAACTGTCAGGGCCAATCTTATGTTGAGTGAAAAATACCCCCATTTCCCTCTCCATATAGGAATAACAGAAGCAGGCCCCGGCATGACAGGTCTCGTTCGCAGTGCAGCTGGAATAGGCCTTATGCTCGCTCAGGGGGTGGGAAACACAATAAGGGTCAGTCTGACAGACGATCCAGTGGCCGAGGTGGAGGCCGGATACGAGATTTTGCGTTCTCTTGGTTTGAGAGAGCATGGAGTACACCTCATTTCCTGCCCGACCTGCGGCCGGCGCCGTATTAATGTTGCCTCAATAGTCGAACGCATAAAACCTTTTTTAAAAGATTTCCCTGATGGTCTGACCGTTGCTGTTATGGGATGTGAGGTCAACGGCCCTCAGGAAGCAAAAAGTGCGGACATCGGTATTGCGGGATCGCCTTCCGGAATGATTTTGTTTACAAAGGGACATGTTGTGGGGGAGTGCTCTCTTGATGAAATGCCCCACAAATTAGTATTATTAGTGGAATCGTTGAAGAAAAACAGAGAAATAGATAAATAA
- a CDS encoding Asp23/Gls24 family envelope stress response protein, protein MNKLDSTTARNSLQMIHVIAFVGPAGTGKSQRAQYVATDNNVDYIIDDGLVIARGRIMTGKSAKSEKNLVRAIRRALFEFPEHREEVVSFLEKQAPCTVMIIATSTAMALKIVRILNLPQPERFIHIGDVASAEDIKSARKERLTKGQHVIPVSRAQIRRNFAGKLVGHLRDLFKTVDKEEGERTIVRPPFNFYGELSIEPQAIIDIVRYLTERTGQVRAIQDIKVRPIDDAIEITVTVTLSLGAVTFRTIGERIRWKSAKAVRYFTGMDIREVNVLINGVFIE, encoded by the coding sequence ATGAATAAATTGGATTCAACAACAGCTAGAAACTCTCTTCAAATGATACATGTTATAGCTTTCGTAGGACCGGCTGGTACAGGTAAAAGTCAAAGGGCCCAGTACGTAGCGACAGATAATAACGTTGATTATATTATAGATGACGGGCTGGTTATTGCGCGTGGCAGAATTATGACAGGGAAAAGTGCCAAGTCAGAAAAGAATCTTGTAAGAGCCATTCGTCGTGCCCTCTTCGAATTTCCCGAACATAGAGAAGAAGTTGTTTCTTTTCTAGAAAAACAGGCGCCCTGTACCGTGATGATCATAGCTACTTCAACGGCTATGGCTTTAAAGATCGTGCGTATCCTCAATCTTCCTCAGCCAGAAAGATTTATCCATATAGGTGATGTGGCATCAGCAGAGGACATTAAAAGCGCACGTAAAGAGCGTTTGACCAAAGGTCAGCACGTCATTCCTGTGTCAAGGGCTCAAATAAGACGAAACTTTGCCGGCAAGCTTGTGGGGCATCTTCGAGACCTTTTCAAAACAGTTGACAAGGAAGAAGGGGAACGTACCATCGTGCGCCCTCCTTTTAATTTTTACGGAGAACTAAGCATTGAACCTCAGGCCATTATAGATATTGTGAGATATCTTACAGAACGGACCGGACAGGTAAGGGCCATTCAGGATATTAAAGTCCGCCCTATCGATGATGCCATAGAAATAACAGTAACGGTAACCTTATCCCTTGGAGCTGTCACCTTTCGCACTATAGGGGAGAGAATACGCTGGAAAAGCGCCAAGGCCGTACGGTATTTTACAGGCATGGACATTAGAGAAGTTAACGTTTTGATAAATGGAGTGTTCATAGAATGA
- the rseP gene encoding RIP metalloprotease RseP, with translation MIVSVLSFLLVIGICVVTHEYGHYRTAKACGVQVHEFAFGMGPVLWQKKGRETLWSIRAFPVGGFVRLAGMDEEQPGEEVKEGKGFNDKKAWQRFFILLNGPLVNILLAMALTAIFLSAHGVIDMSSPVVGDIMENLPAQHIELQPGDIIRTVNGVHVSDWPSMAKAIRDEAKEGPVTLEIERGGQLLLKEVAIPYSAKYGAQLLGIRPPMMRYGLLSAWTNAFSYTVNMSVEMIQGIVRWVLQAQDVDVSGPIGIATMAGEAAKQGIWPFISFLSLINLNLGLINLFPFPALDGGRLVFIVGEIVTKKRLPERIENFIHLAGFILLITLILFITWKDISKIFNL, from the coding sequence ATGATCGTTAGTGTATTATCCTTTCTTTTAGTCATCGGTATTTGCGTTGTCACTCACGAATATGGACACTATAGAACCGCAAAGGCCTGCGGAGTTCAGGTTCACGAGTTTGCCTTCGGGATGGGTCCGGTACTTTGGCAAAAGAAGGGACGGGAGACCTTGTGGTCAATAAGGGCCTTCCCTGTAGGAGGGTTTGTCCGTCTTGCCGGAATGGACGAGGAGCAACCGGGTGAAGAGGTTAAAGAAGGGAAAGGCTTCAACGATAAAAAAGCATGGCAGCGCTTTTTTATTCTTTTAAATGGACCTTTGGTCAATATCCTTCTGGCCATGGCTCTAACAGCTATATTCCTTTCTGCCCATGGGGTCATCGATATGAGCTCTCCAGTAGTAGGGGACATTATGGAAAATCTGCCTGCTCAACACATTGAGCTACAACCAGGTGATATTATACGAACTGTTAATGGCGTACACGTTTCAGATTGGCCCAGCATGGCTAAAGCTATTCGTGATGAGGCAAAAGAGGGCCCCGTTACCCTTGAAATTGAAAGGGGCGGACAGTTGCTCTTAAAGGAAGTCGCAATACCGTATTCAGCAAAATATGGGGCGCAATTACTGGGCATTCGGCCACCAATGATGCGTTATGGCCTTTTATCGGCCTGGACCAACGCCTTTTCTTACACAGTGAACATGAGTGTAGAAATGATACAAGGGATCGTCAGATGGGTTCTGCAGGCCCAGGACGTGGACGTTTCCGGCCCTATTGGCATTGCCACTATGGCAGGAGAGGCCGCAAAACAGGGCATATGGCCCTTTATTTCTTTCCTATCCCTCATTAACCTTAATCTGGGGCTAATAAACCTTTTCCCTTTTCCAGCCCTCGACGGTGGGCGCCTTGTTTTTATAGTGGGGGAAATAGTTACTAAAAAGCGCCTTCCCGAACGTATTGAAAACTTCATTCATCTTGCTGGATTTATATTGCTGATCACATTGATTCTTTTTATAACATGGAAAGACATCAGCAAAATTTTTAATCTGTAG
- the murA gene encoding UDP-N-acetylglucosamine 1-carboxyvinyltransferase, whose amino-acid sequence MDYKMKITGGVPLRGKIEAQGAKNAALPIMAASLLLKSGTLNIHKVPRLHDVLTMADLLRGLGAEIQYEKGEMSISIPEDLSWETPSNLVRKMRASSLVLGPLLARCGRAVLPLPGGCSIGSRPIDLHLKGLSRMGASIDLVHGAVHATANGLKGCRIYLDFPSVGATENLLMAAVFAEGETVLENTAREPEITNLVQTLKSMGASIEEEGTGVIRIKGVDELHDAETIVIPDRIETCTYILASIMSGGEIEIENVIPQHIDSLIAKLEEGGASFTVKNDSVIVHPINRLKAVSLKTMPYPGFPTDLQPQIMATLALADGASVIQEGVFQARFLHVSELNRMGARIELQGNTAVVTGVEHLVGADVSATDLRAGAALILAGLAAKDETCVYHIGHVWRGYEDMDKKLQQLGGQVEIMPTESVGTKVNGAVMKEDS is encoded by the coding sequence GTGGACTATAAAATGAAAATTACAGGTGGAGTTCCTCTTCGTGGGAAAATAGAAGCTCAGGGAGCTAAGAATGCCGCTCTCCCCATAATGGCAGCTTCTCTTCTTCTTAAAAGCGGAACCCTCAATATACACAAAGTTCCTCGTCTCCATGATGTTTTAACTATGGCAGATCTTTTGCGGGGACTCGGTGCTGAGATCCAATATGAAAAAGGAGAAATGTCTATCTCTATTCCCGAAGATCTCTCTTGGGAAACCCCATCCAATCTAGTACGTAAAATGCGTGCTTCATCATTGGTTCTTGGTCCTCTTCTGGCCCGTTGCGGACGTGCAGTCTTACCTTTGCCAGGCGGCTGTTCCATAGGAAGCCGTCCTATTGACCTTCATCTGAAAGGCCTTTCCCGTATGGGAGCATCAATTGATTTGGTTCATGGTGCTGTTCATGCTACTGCAAACGGATTGAAAGGTTGTCGTATCTATCTTGATTTTCCCTCTGTCGGTGCAACAGAAAATCTTCTTATGGCAGCTGTCTTTGCAGAAGGGGAAACCGTTTTGGAAAACACTGCGCGAGAACCGGAAATTACTAATCTTGTTCAAACGTTGAAGTCAATGGGAGCTAGTATTGAAGAGGAAGGAACCGGGGTTATTCGAATTAAAGGCGTAGACGAACTTCACGATGCAGAAACGATAGTTATCCCTGACCGTATAGAAACTTGCACCTACATTTTGGCTAGTATTATGTCAGGTGGAGAAATTGAGATCGAGAATGTCATACCCCAACATATCGATTCTCTTATTGCAAAATTAGAAGAGGGCGGAGCATCTTTCACAGTAAAGAATGATTCTGTTATTGTTCACCCTATAAACCGGCTAAAGGCCGTTTCGCTGAAAACCATGCCCTACCCGGGCTTCCCAACAGACTTACAGCCTCAGATTATGGCTACTCTTGCCCTCGCCGATGGAGCGAGCGTGATCCAGGAAGGAGTCTTTCAGGCACGTTTTCTTCATGTAAGCGAGCTTAACCGCATGGGAGCTAGAATAGAGTTGCAGGGCAACACCGCTGTGGTTACAGGGGTTGAGCACCTTGTGGGAGCCGATGTAAGCGCTACGGATTTAAGAGCTGGAGCGGCCCTCATCCTTGCAGGTCTGGCCGCAAAGGACGAAACCTGCGTATACCATATAGGCCATGTGTGGCGTGGGTATGAAGATATGGACAAGAAACTCCAGCAGCTGGGAGGACAGGTTGAAATTATGCCTACAGAATCTGTGGGGACAAAGGTCAACGGAGCTGTCATGAAGGAAGACTCCTAA
- a CDS encoding phosphatidate cytidylyltransferase encodes MAAFNDKTKELAIRASSGLILASIILASIFLGGNYWFAVASLIGLLSLWEFYQLLSKKFRVSKGIGLLAGGLILLASAEHFRPISILMVLTLTTFILLLIEILRRQFSHSSYAIWNLGGTLSGLIYIIFPWSFMVLLRALPLGKLLLFTLFFCTWSCDVAAYLVGSQWGKNKFCEAVSPKKTWEGFGGGVGGSILASVFIAYYSAMPPFPFLYIGIICGFAGQLGDLGESLIKREAEVKDSGQLIPGHGGVLDRFDSILINGTLTFFLFGVILG; translated from the coding sequence ATGGCGGCATTCAACGATAAAACTAAGGAGCTCGCAATACGCGCTTCTAGCGGGCTCATTCTCGCATCTATCATACTCGCGTCTATTTTTCTTGGAGGCAATTACTGGTTTGCTGTTGCGTCACTGATAGGTCTTCTCTCTTTATGGGAATTCTATCAGCTTCTATCAAAAAAATTTCGTGTCTCCAAAGGAATTGGACTTTTAGCAGGGGGCCTTATATTACTTGCCTCTGCAGAACATTTTCGTCCTATTTCTATTTTAATGGTTTTGACATTAACCACTTTTATATTGCTGCTGATCGAAATTTTGCGCCGGCAGTTTTCCCATTCCAGCTACGCTATATGGAATTTAGGCGGAACCCTTTCCGGCCTTATTTATATTATCTTCCCCTGGAGCTTTATGGTCCTTTTACGAGCCCTTCCCCTCGGGAAACTTTTGCTTTTCACTCTCTTTTTTTGTACATGGAGTTGCGATGTAGCGGCCTACCTTGTAGGATCACAGTGGGGGAAAAACAAGTTTTGTGAAGCAGTCAGCCCTAAAAAGACATGGGAGGGCTTCGGCGGAGGAGTAGGGGGCAGCATTCTTGCTTCGGTATTTATAGCCTATTACAGCGCTATGCCTCCATTTCCATTTCTATATATTGGGATAATATGTGGGTTCGCCGGGCAATTGGGGGATCTTGGGGAGTCTCTTATAAAAAGAGAAGCGGAAGTGAAAGACAGCGGCCAGCTTATACCAGGCCATGGAGGGGTACTTGATCGTTTTGACAGCATTCTTATTAATGGAACCCTTACATTCTTTCTGTTTGGAGTGATTCTTGGTTGA
- a CDS encoding uracil-DNA glycosylase, whose translation MTEKRCYIPTGEDIKEAQKLAWKELIQQISSCGKCGLHKTRVSTVPGEGNTKTHLMLVGEGPGEEEDEQGKPFVGKAGQLLTKILKAAGISRKDVYITNVVKCRPPHNRVPAIEEMMTCNMYLEAQIALIRPSIILCLGNTPTKWFLKTSEGISNLRGRWFKWRGIDLMPIFHPSYLLRNESRKKGSPKDLTWQDIRAVKEKLDQLSPREGQ comes from the coding sequence ATGACAGAAAAAAGATGCTACATTCCAACTGGAGAAGATATAAAAGAAGCACAGAAACTTGCGTGGAAAGAATTAATACAGCAAATATCCTCATGCGGCAAATGCGGATTGCACAAAACAAGAGTATCTACAGTTCCTGGTGAAGGAAACACAAAAACACATTTGATGCTTGTAGGGGAAGGTCCTGGAGAAGAGGAGGACGAACAAGGCAAACCTTTTGTCGGCAAAGCTGGACAGCTTTTAACGAAAATATTAAAAGCCGCGGGCATTTCCAGAAAAGATGTATATATAACCAATGTGGTCAAATGCCGCCCCCCCCACAATAGGGTTCCTGCAATTGAGGAAATGATGACTTGCAATATGTATCTGGAGGCCCAAATAGCCCTTATCCGCCCATCTATTATCTTGTGTCTTGGGAATACCCCAACTAAGTGGTTTCTCAAAACATCTGAGGGTATAAGCAATCTTCGGGGAAGATGGTTCAAATGGAGGGGAATTGATCTCATGCCAATTTTTCATCCTAGTTATCTTCTGAGAAATGAATCTAGAAAAAAAGGCAGTCCTAAAGACCTGACATGGCAGGATATTCGCGCTGTAAAAGAGAAATTAGACCAATTATCCCCCAGGGAGGGCCAATGA
- a CDS encoding isoprenyl transferase yields MSLKHIAIIMDGNGRWAKKRHLPRLLGHRAGVKAVERTVRAAADFGIPYLSLYAFSTENWKRPKTEVKGLMSLFRYYINKKVQELVKEDVRLRFAGRTKELPKDIQEIIHEAENETEKGQRLQLIVCLNYGGRQEIVDAVQKLLKDGYKGKVTEETIRSYLYLPDLPDPDLIIRTSGEYRLSNFWLWEGSYSEFYFSSLLWPDFNKEALQEAILSYEKRDRRYGGIQR; encoded by the coding sequence ATGTCACTTAAACATATAGCTATCATTATGGATGGAAATGGGAGATGGGCAAAAAAGCGCCATCTTCCTCGACTGTTGGGCCATCGTGCGGGGGTTAAAGCAGTGGAACGCACAGTTAGAGCGGCAGCGGATTTTGGCATTCCTTATCTTTCGCTATACGCCTTCTCTACAGAGAACTGGAAGCGGCCAAAAACCGAAGTAAAAGGACTTATGTCCCTTTTTCGATATTACATTAATAAAAAAGTGCAGGAACTTGTAAAGGAAGATGTTCGCCTTCGCTTCGCAGGAAGGACAAAGGAGTTACCGAAAGACATTCAAGAAATTATCCATGAGGCAGAAAATGAAACAGAAAAAGGACAACGCCTTCAGCTTATCGTTTGTTTGAACTATGGCGGCCGACAAGAAATAGTGGATGCAGTTCAAAAGTTACTAAAAGATGGATATAAAGGAAAGGTCACAGAAGAAACCATACGATCTTATCTATATTTGCCTGATCTTCCAGACCCTGATCTAATTATTCGGACGAGCGGAGAATATCGTCTCAGTAATTTTTGGCTTTGGGAAGGAAGTTATAGCGAATTCTACTTTTCATCCCTGTTATGGCCCGATTTCAACAAAGAGGCATTGCAAGAAGCTATACTTTCCTACGAAAAGAGGGATCGACGTTATGGCGGCATTCAACGATAA
- the wecB gene encoding non-hydrolyzing UDP-N-acetylglucosamine 2-epimerase: protein MTRTIICVIGTRPEAIKMAPVILTLKKNTAYRTLVLATGQHSDMLDQALSFFDIHADENLHIMKARQTLDHITSRVLVGTGEIYDKEKPDLVLVHGDTTTTLGASMSAFYRKIPVGHVEAGLRSGNLEQPFPEEANRVITDRLATLFFAPTDRAKHNLLSENVAEERIFVTGNTVIDALAWTLRQNRGHAPQKEYSLPEDAPLILMTAHRRESWGEPLKEICKAIKHLLTELPHVYFLIPLHKNPAVRDVIRSCLGKSERVIFTDPLNYPDFVQAMNRSYLILSDSGGVQEEASFLKKPVLIMRNLSERPEAIDEGTGILVGTDKEKIIFETLRLFSNKREYDNLVAGSKSPFGDGTAAEKIEKHIFNFFNPWNIV, encoded by the coding sequence ATGACTCGCACTATTATTTGCGTTATAGGAACAAGACCCGAAGCCATAAAAATGGCGCCGGTCATTCTTACTTTGAAAAAAAACACTGCCTACCGAACCCTTGTCCTCGCAACGGGACAACATTCTGATATGCTTGATCAGGCACTTTCTTTTTTTGACATACATGCCGATGAAAATTTACATATTATGAAAGCTCGCCAAACTCTTGACCATATTACCTCCCGTGTTCTCGTTGGCACTGGTGAGATTTACGATAAAGAAAAACCTGACCTTGTCTTAGTCCATGGCGACACAACGACAACCCTGGGCGCATCAATGTCAGCATTTTACAGAAAAATCCCAGTAGGACATGTAGAAGCGGGGCTGCGCAGCGGGAATCTTGAGCAGCCTTTCCCAGAAGAAGCTAATCGAGTTATTACAGATCGCCTGGCAACGCTTTTCTTTGCCCCCACAGATAGGGCGAAGCACAATCTACTTTCTGAAAACGTAGCGGAAGAACGTATTTTTGTAACGGGAAATACTGTAATAGACGCTCTTGCCTGGACCCTTAGGCAAAATCGAGGCCATGCCCCGCAAAAAGAGTATTCTTTGCCCGAGGATGCGCCTCTTATCCTTATGACAGCTCACCGAAGAGAATCATGGGGCGAACCGCTAAAAGAAATATGCAAGGCAATTAAACATCTTTTAACCGAGCTCCCTCATGTTTATTTTTTAATTCCACTCCATAAAAACCCTGCGGTGAGAGATGTCATAAGATCTTGTCTTGGCAAAAGTGAGCGGGTTATTTTTACAGATCCCCTTAATTACCCAGATTTTGTACAGGCAATGAACCGTAGTTATCTTATACTGAGCGATAGTGGAGGCGTTCAGGAGGAAGCCTCGTTCCTGAAGAAACCAGTACTTATCATGAGAAATCTTTCTGAACGGCCAGAAGCTATTGATGAGGGAACCGGAATTCTGGTGGGAACAGATAAGGAAAAAATTATTTTTGAAACACTTCGGCTTTTCTCTAATAAGAGGGAATATGATAATCTTGTTGCTGGAAGTAAAAGTCCTTTTGGAGATGGAACTGCCGCAGAAAAAATAGAAAAACATATTTTCAATTTCTTTAATCCATGGAATATCGTTTAA